The following are encoded in a window of Carya illinoinensis cultivar Pawnee chromosome 15, C.illinoinensisPawnee_v1, whole genome shotgun sequence genomic DNA:
- the LOC122297603 gene encoding protein FAR1-RELATED SEQUENCE 5-like, producing MEFATDNELMAYYKRYAKQEGFGVITQRTKREADGRVKYLAIGCARGGKYQPRDSNMSRLRPTIKIDCKAKINAHLVKGTWVVTTVENDHNHSTVSPQKSRFFRSHKYLDEYSQRFLDLNDRAGIRMNKNFRALVVDASGFENLDFQEKDCQNFIDKARQLILGKGGGEALTEYFKRMRLQNNGFVYVIDVDEELRLRNVFWADAYSRATYEYFRDIISFDTTYLTNRYGMPFAPFVGVNHHRQSILLGARLILSEDTSTFVWLFQAWLECMDGQAPKAIITDQDRAMKAAIALVFLDTRHRYCLWHIMLKLPEKLGSHAAFNAGLKTSI from the coding sequence ATGGAGTTTGCCACTGATAATGAGCTAATGGCCTATTATAAGCGATATGCGAAGCAAGAAGGTTTTGGTGTGATAACACAAAGGACAAAGAGAGAGGCGGATGGAAGGGTAAAGTATTTGGCAATTGGGTGTGCGCGTGGTGGGAAGTACCAACCGAGGGATAGTAATATGTCAAGGCTGCGACCAACTATTAAAATAGATTGTAAGGCAAAGATCAATGCTCACTTGGTGAAGGGTACTTGGGTGGTGACCACTGTAGAGAATGATCATAATCATAGTACGGTTAGCCCACAAAAGTCTAGATTCTTTAGGTCGCACAAGTATTTAGATGAATACAGTCAGAGGTTTCTTGACTTGAACGACAGAGCAGGCATTCGAATGAATAAGAATTTTCGGGCTCTTGTTGTTGATGCTAGTGGGTTCGAGAATcttgattttcaagaaaaagactgtcaaaattttattgacaaaGCCAGACAATTAATATTGGGTAAAGGGGGTGGCGAAGCACTTACTGAGTACTTCAAGAGGATGAGGTTGCAGAATAATGGTTTTGTCTATGTGATTGATGTGGATGAGGAGTTGAGACTGAGAAATGTGTTTTGGGCTGACGCATATAGTAGAGCAACGTATGAGTATTTCAGAGATATTATCTCGTTCGATACGACATACCTAACAAATAGGTATGGTATGCCGTTTGCTCCTTTTGTTGGTGTAAATCATCATCGGCAGTCTATATTGTTAGGGGCTAGGTTGATTTTAAGCGAGGATACGAGTACTTTTGTGTGGTTGTTTCAAGCATGGCTGGAGTGCATGGATGGTCAGGCTCCAAAAGCTATTATAACAGATCAAGATCGAGCAATGAAGGCTGCTATTGCATTAGTATTCCTAGACACTCGCCATAGATATTGTCTATGGCATATAATGCTAAAACTACCAGAGAAATTGGGATCTCACGCTGCCTTCAACGCAGGGTTGAAGACCTCTATCTAG
- the LOC122296850 gene encoding formin-like protein 14 yields MDKEEDKSKARPSTPIPPTQGYYGPRNAYCPPFMMHPNSQPMPPFPTTFIYPLSSNAEESSHVEQTSQPPPMPPLSTMFIYPPSSSAEDSRQPPPMPPFPTVFIYPPSTNAEESSRLQEVIQPPPMPPFPTAFIYPPSTNVEEFGHLQQAIQPPPMPPIPTNFISPPSSTEAEESGHVQRTSQPPPMPPIPTTFKSPSSSNAEELGHVQETSQILH; encoded by the exons ATGgacaaagaagaagataaaagcaAAGCCAGGCCTTCTACACCAATTCCACCAACTCAA GGATATTATGGTCCAAGAAATGCCTATTGCCCGCCATTTATGATGCATCCAAAT TCCCAACCAATGCCACCATTTCCAACAACGTTCATCTACCCTCTGTCGAGTAATGCCGAGGAGTCAAGTCATGTTGAACAAACTAGCCAG CCGCCACCAATGCCACCGCTTTCAACAATGTTCATCTATCCTCCGTCGAGTAGTGCGGAAGACTCGAGACAA CCCCCACCAATGCCACCTTTTCCAACAGTGTTCATCTATCCTCCGTCAACTAATGCCGAGGAGTCGAGTCGTCTTCAAGAAGTGATCCAA CCCCCACCAATGCCACCTTTTCCAACTGCGTTCATCTATCCTCCGTCGACTAATGTGGAGGAGTTTGGCCATCTTCAACAAGCGATCCAA CCCCCACCAATGCCACCTATTCCAACTAATTTCATCTCCCCGCCGTCCAGTACCGAGGCAGAGGAGTCGGGACATGTTCAACGAACGAGCCAG CCCCCACCTATGCCACCTATTCCAACAACGTTTAAGTCCCCTTCGTCGAGTAATGCAGAGGAGTTGGGGCATGTTCAAGAAACGAGTCAG atacTTCATTAG
- the LOC122295397 gene encoding protein ASPARTIC PROTEASE IN GUARD CELL 1-like, with the protein MAPNAYFCFFFSTIFFAFSVISLFPLAFSRDLPETTHASLDVSASLEQARAVLNFDHETVKPLVQQKEPLQQAQVGNSSFFSVQVYPRESLYKSSHEDYKSLVLARLERDSVRVESLTTKFQLALDGVKKSDLKPVEELLPEDLSTPVVSGFSLGSAEYFSRLGVGTPAKPFYMALDTGSDIIWLQCKPCAHCYQQYDPIFDPTSSSSYKSLSCASPQCQAFQIPRCRAGKCLYGVSYGDGSYTTGDMVIETVSFGSSGEVNNIALGCGRDNEGLFVGAAGLLGLGGGSLSLPSQIKASSFSYCFVDLDSSKSSTLEFNSVPPSDSVTTTLLKNEKIHTFYFIGLDGLSVGGMPLPIPASVFQMDASGKGGIIIDSGTAITRLQIQAYNALRDAFVRLTRDLPSTGGVGLFDTCYNLSSHTTVQVPTVSFRFSGGKSLSLPAKNILIPVDSAGTFCLAFALPPPKSPSLSIIGNFQQQGTRVSYDLANSRLAFSPNKC; encoded by the coding sequence ATGGCTCCAAACGCGTACTtctgtttcttcttctccaccattttctttgctttttctgTGATTTCTTTGTTTCCTTTGGCTTTCTCTCGAGACTTACCCGAAACTACTCATGCATCCCTTGACGTCTCGGCCTCGCTCGAACAAGCCCGTGCAGTCCTCAACTTCGACCATGAAACCGTTAAGCCCTTGGTTCAACAGAAAGAGCCCCTGCAACAAGCTCAGGTCGGTAATTCCTCCTTTTTCTCGGTTCAGGTTTACCCACGAGAGTCACTTTACAAGTCCTCGCATGAAGACTACAAGAGCCTTGTTCTTGCTCGACTCGAGCGCGACTCTGTCCGGGTCGAATCTCTCACCACCAAGTTCCAGCTCGCCCTTGACGGTGTGAAGAAGTCGGATCTTAAACCTGTGGAGGAGCTTCTCCCCGAGGATCTGTCCACTCCGGTCGTGTCCGGATTTAGCCTGGGTAGCGCTGAGTACTTCTCGCGCCTTGGTGTGGGAACCCCCGCCAAGCCTTTCTACATGGCGCTCGATACTGGTAGCGACATCATCTGGCTCCAATGTAAGCCCTGTGCGCACTGCTACCAGCAATACGATCCTATATTCGACCcaacttcttcctcttcctacaAGTCTCTTTCCTGCGCATCCCCGCAATGCCAGGCCTTCCAGATTCCACGTTGTCGCGCAGGAAAGTGTCTCTATGGCGTCTCCTATGGCGACGGTTCGTACACCACTGGCGACATGGTGATAGAGACTGTGTCGTTCGGGAGCTCTGGAGAAGTGAACAATATCGCTTTGGGCTGCGGCCGCGACAACGAGGGCTTGTTCGTTGGGGCAGCCGGATTACTCGGACTCGGTGGGGGTTCACTCTCGCTTCCCTCCCAGATCAAAGCGTCTTCGTTCTCATACTGCTTCGTGGACCTTGACTCGAGTAAGTCTTCGACTCTCGAGTTCAACTCGGTTCCACCCTCTGACTCAGTCACTACCACTTTacttaaaaatgaaaagatccACACGTTCTACTTCATCGGACTCGACGGACTGAGCGTCGGAGGTATGCCCCTCCCGATCCCGGCCTCGGTGTTTCAAATGGACGCCTCAGGAAAGGGTGGAATCATCATCGACTCGGGTACGGCCATAACCCGATTGCAGATCCAGGCCTACAACGCGCTCCGCGACGCGTTCGTGCGGTTAACTCGGGACCTGCCATCGACGGGAGGCGTAGGTCTGTTCGACACGTGCTACAATTTGTCATCCCATACCACCGTGCAAGTTCCAACGGTGTCGTTCCGGTTCTCGGGTGGGAAGTCGCTGTCGCTACCAGCAAAGAACATTCTGATCCCCGTCGACTCGGCCGGTACCTTCTGTCTGGCCTTTGCGCTACCGCCGCCTAAATCACCATCTCTATCAATTATTGGGAACTTTCAGCAACAGGGGACACGTGTCAGCTACGATTTGGCAAACTCGCGGTTGGCGTTCTCACCCAACAAATGTTAG